A region of Candidatus Methylomirabilota bacterium DNA encodes the following proteins:
- a CDS encoding citrate/2-methylcitrate synthase, whose amino-acid sequence MDTTWKAGLEDVVAARSAICRVDGEAGRLYYRGYEIGDLAGGVSFDDVTYLLWFGELPTDSQRAEFATGLEQARGLGSDVLALLRSLPPDCHPLDALRTAVSLAATSDPDVGSSEPDANLRKARRLMVLVPETVAAWQRIRTKREPVPSRRGGSHAAYFYYLLEGREPSPDVARVLDVVLTLHADHEFNASTFAARVAVATMADLHAAVVSAIATLKGPRHGGANEDVLTMLREIEDPARAEAFVESRIGARAGLSKHERANPKARMPGFGHRVYKVDDARARVLRGMAKSMAEATGRGRLFEVAERLYDAMRARTTLPVNVDFFSAVVYDALGIPPDLCTSIFAVGRVAGWCAHALEQYSDNRLIRPRADYIGAAPRALEVSARV is encoded by the coding sequence ATGGACACGACGTGGAAAGCGGGTCTCGAGGACGTGGTTGCCGCGCGTTCGGCCATATGCCGCGTGGACGGGGAGGCGGGGCGGCTCTACTACCGCGGCTATGAGATCGGCGATCTGGCCGGGGGAGTCAGCTTCGACGATGTGACTTATCTCCTCTGGTTCGGCGAGCTGCCCACCGATTCACAGAGGGCGGAATTTGCGACCGGACTGGAGCAGGCTCGCGGGCTCGGCTCCGACGTGCTGGCGCTCCTTCGATCGCTGCCTCCGGACTGCCACCCGCTCGATGCCCTGCGCACGGCGGTCTCCCTGGCCGCGACCAGCGACCCGGACGTCGGCTCGAGTGAGCCCGACGCGAACCTCCGGAAAGCGCGGCGCCTCATGGTGCTGGTGCCGGAGACCGTGGCGGCCTGGCAGCGCATCCGGACCAAGCGCGAGCCCGTGCCCTCCCGGCGAGGCGGCTCGCACGCGGCCTACTTCTACTACCTGCTCGAAGGGCGGGAGCCGTCTCCCGATGTTGCGCGTGTCCTCGACGTCGTCCTGACGCTCCACGCGGACCACGAGTTCAACGCCTCCACCTTCGCGGCGCGCGTGGCCGTGGCGACCATGGCGGATCTTCACGCCGCGGTGGTGTCGGCCATCGCCACCCTCAAGGGACCGCGCCACGGCGGCGCCAATGAAGACGTCCTGACCATGCTGCGCGAGATCGAGGACCCTGCCCGGGCCGAGGCGTTCGTCGAGAGTCGCATCGGCGCCCGGGCGGGTCTTTCCAAGCACGAGCGGGCCAATCCCAAGGCGCGCATGCCCGGCTTCGGGCACCGCGTCTACAAGGTCGACGACGCCCGCGCCCGTGTCCTCCGGGGCATGGCCAAGAGCATGGCCGAGGCGACGGGGCGGGGGCGCCTCTTCGAGGTCGCCGAGCGCCTCTACGACGCCATGCGGGCGCGGACCACGCTGCCCGTCAACGTGGATTTCTTCTCGGCCGTCGTGTACGACGCCCTCGGCATCCCGCCGGATCTCTGCACGTCCATCTTCGCCGTGGGACGCGTGGCGGGGTGGTGCGCGCATGCGCTCGAGCAGTACTCGGACAACCGACTCATCCGGCCCCGCGCCGACTATATTGGCGCGGCGCCTCGCGCTCTCGAGGTGAGCGCGCGCGTCTAG
- a CDS encoding helix-turn-helix domain-containing protein, with amino-acid sequence MVLLDGEQYLTGEEAASLLGIKRETLYAYVSRGFLKSYRQGIKRQRLYRRAEVEDLLRLSASTGDRAERAPIGVSPEDIPLAESWIRD; translated from the coding sequence ATGGTCCTTCTGGACGGCGAGCAATACCTGACGGGTGAGGAGGCGGCATCCCTCCTCGGCATCAAGCGCGAGACTCTCTACGCCTATGTCAGCCGGGGCTTCCTGAAAAGCTATCGCCAGGGCATCAAGCGCCAGCGGCTCTACCGGCGAGCGGAAGTCGAGGACCTGCTCAGGCTGTCCGCGTCTACCGGAGACCGCGCCGAGCGGGCGCCCATCGGCGTATCCCCTGAGGACATTCCTCTCGCGGAGTCCTGGATCAGGGACTGA